A window from Peromyscus eremicus chromosome 1, PerEre_H2_v1, whole genome shotgun sequence encodes these proteins:
- the Ankrd1 gene encoding ankyrin repeat domain-containing protein 1 — MMVLRVEELVTGKKNSNGATGEFLPGDFRDGEYEAAVALEKQEDLKTLPVHRVSLEEQQQRREKQRETELKKKKLEQRSKLENLEDLEIIVQLKKRKKYKKTKVPVVKEPEPEIITEPVDVPRFLKAALENKLPVVEKFLSDKNSPDVCDEYKRTALHRACLEGHLAVVEKLMEAGAQIEFRDMLESTAIHWACRGGNPDVLKLLLNKGAKISARDKLLSTALHVAVRTGHYECAEHLIACEADLNAKDREGDTPLHDAVRLNRYKMIRLLMTFGADLNVKNCAGKTPMDLVLHWQNGTKAIFDSLKENGYKTSRIATF, encoded by the exons ATGATGGTGTTGAGAGTGGAGGAGCTG GTAACAGGGAAGAAGAATAGCAATGGAGCCACAGGAGAGTTCCTTCCTGGGGATTTCAGAGATGGAGAATATGAAGCTGCTGTGGCCTTGGAGAAACAAGAGGATTTGAAGACGCTTCCAGTCCACCGTGTGAGCCTCGAGGAGCAACAACAGAGACGTGAGAAGCAGCGAGAGACGGAG ctcaaaaagaaaaaattagaacAAAGATCAAAGCTTGAAAACCTAGAGGACCTTGAAATAATCGTccaactgaagaaaagaaaaaagtacaagAAAACTAAAGTTCCAGTTGTGAAGGAACCGGAACCTGAAATTATT ACTGAACCTGTGGATGTGCCGAGGTTTCTGAAAGCTGCTCTGGAGAACAAACTGCCAGTCGTAGAGAAATTCCTGTCAGACAAGAACAGCCCTGACGTCTGTGATGAG TATAAACGGACCGCTCTCCATAGAGCATGCTTAGAAGGGCACTTGGCAGTTGTGGAGAAGTTAATGGAGGCTGGAGCCCAGATTGAATTCCGTGATATG CTTGAATCCACAGCCATCCACTGGGCATGTCGTGGAGGAAACCCGGATGTCCTGAAACTGTTGCTGAACAAAGGCGCCAAAATCAGTGCCCGAGACAAG CTGCTCAGCACAGCGCTGCACGTGGCGGTGAGGACTGGTCACTACGAGTGCGCAGAGCACCTCATCGCTTGCGAGGCCGATCTCAATGCCAAGGACCGA GAAGGAGATACCCCGCTGCACGATGCTGTGAGGCTGAACCGCTATAAGATGATTCGGCTCTTGATGACGTTCGGGGCGGACCTCAACGTCAAGAACTGT GCTGGGAAGACCCCCATGGATCTGGTACTGCACTGGCAGAATGGAACCAAAGCAATATTCGACAGCCTTAAGGAGAATGGCTACAAAACCTCTCGCATAGCCACATTCTGA